Genomic segment of Populus nigra chromosome 6, ddPopNigr1.1, whole genome shotgun sequence:
AAAGTAAATTTAACACAACTCGTATAGCAGTGTAAAACTAATGATTTATCACCTAAACTTCAATAATAAACTTTGGAAATCCTAGGATTATACAACAAATAAGcagtaagaaaaagaaataagatacagaaacaagaacacaatcatggaatgattataataatccaaagctttaaaaatcttaaacaaacatCAGTTGCAATAATCCAAAATCGAAATTTCTAGTTTGACAGTACAGCCAACTAGcagaaaacaaaatccaaaataagTAACATTGAGACACTACACTATAATGGCAAAATAGTGCTCGTTTAGAAGGCAAGGATTCTACTCTTCCTCGGTAGCTGTCTCACCACACTTCTTGTTATGCTTCCTTGCGTACCTCTGGTTCCTCAAAAACTTGGGGTCCATCTACACACAAAAGACCCATTAACAAAACAGTACTACGGAGCAAAACACAAACGTAACAGATTcacaagaaagaaaggaaaagtacCCCTTTGGTGGAGGTGTGGCGATGCCTCTTGGGTTTCTTGATGCCATTTTTGTGAGCTTTGTGTGACTGGTTGTGTGCTGTGTGATTCTTTGACTTGGCCATCTCTGCAACTCGAAAAAGAAACAGTTGATAATCAGTCTCACAAAGACAACATGATCTgtttatgtaagaaaaaaaggggGTGTTGATGGTGAAATGGATGTGCAGACCTGAGACGAATAGCTGGTGCGGCTCTGGGGGGCAGAAAGAGAGGCGATTAGAACAAACCCTAATTCGCTGATGCCTTTATAGAAATTGGAGTGTCACGAAAAAATAAGTGTCCTGAGACGGCCTTGCTTGTACGCCTTTGTGGTTGAGAAACTTTTAAATACAGGGCTTCTTTGGTGGGCTTTGAACATTTGGCCCATGCagcttctttctctcttccatGTAAAATAGTTCATCAGCTCGcgctaaaaaaatccaaaacttttttgaaatttttttttaaaaaagaaattatttaacaaacagtattattaaaaaaaattataattatattctttatttaacttgaatttaaaattaaactatatgtaaccaagttgact
This window contains:
- the LOC133696482 gene encoding large ribosomal subunit protein eL29z — encoded protein: MAKSKNHTAHNQSHKAHKNGIKKPKRHRHTSTKGMDPKFLRNQRYARKHNKKCGETATEEE